The Mucilaginibacter terrae region ACCGATGGATTTGGTTACGGAAGCATTTCGGTAGAGTCGGCTGCGCCGCTGCATGTTAATAATCCGCATTATGTGTTGCTCAATATACAGGATGAAGGGCAGAAAGGCATCGGACTAAAAAATACGGGTTTTGATGGTATGGTAATTAAGTCTGCCGGGAAATACAACTTTTCGGTATTTATAAAAAACGAGGGCAAGGCTATACCTATGGTTGTGCAGTTGCAAACCACCAAAGGTGTAGTTATTGGCGAAACTACTTTTACCGCTGATAAAAGCACGTGGAAGAAGTACACTGCAAATATTAAACCCACCGCCGGTACCGATACAGCCCACCTGGTAGTATTGGCAAAAGGTAAAGGCAAACTGGCTTTGGATATGATCTCGCTCTTCCCACAAAATACTTATAAAGGTCATGCCAACGGTTTGCGTGCCGATTTGGGCGAAGCCATAGCCAACCTTAAACCTAAGTTCATGCGTTTTCCGGGTGGCTGTTTGGTGCACGGAGATGGTATTGCCAATATTTACAATTGGAAAAATACCGTTGGCCCCATTGAACAGCGGGTAGAACAACGCAATATCTGGAATTACCACCAATCGGTAGGTTTAGGGTATTTTGAATATTTTCAGTTTTGTGAAGATATTGGCGCTAAGCCATTGCCTGTGGTAGCCGCTGCGGTAAGCTGCCAAAACTCGGGCGGTACCTGGCGCATTGGCGGTACCGGACAAAAGGGTATATCTATGGATGAAATGCAGGCTTACATTCAGGATGTGATTGATTTAATTGAATATGCCAACGGGCCGGCCACCTCGCACTGGGGAGCTATCCGTGCCGCAGCTGGTCACCCTAAACCGTTTAACTTGCAATACATTGGCATTGGTAATGAGGATAAAATTACGCCCGAGTTTACCGAACGCTTTACCATGATATATAAAGCCGTTAAAGCTAAACACCCCGAGGTTACCATTATTGGCACCGTAGGCCCAAGCCCTGCGGGTCCCGATTATGAGGCTGGTTGGAAAATTGCCGACCAGTTGGCCGTACCCGTGGTTGATGAGCATTACTACGAAAGCCCCGAGTGGTTTTTAAAAAACAATAACCGTTATGATAGCTATAACCGCTCTCACTCTAAAGTGTATTTAGGCGAATATGCATCACGTGGCAACACCTTGTACAATGCCCTTTGCGAAGCTGCTTATATGACTGCCCTTGAGCGTAACGGCGACGTGGTACACATGGCCAGTTATGCCCCACTTATTGCCCGCGCAGGCCACACCTCTTGGAATCCTAATCTCATTTACTTTAATGGTACTGAGGTAATACCAACCGTAAATTATTATGTGCAACAGTTGTTTAGTGTTAACCAGGGCGACAGCTATTTTGCCAACACTGTGAAGTTTGCCGGTTTAAATACTAAAGATTCTACCCTTGCCGCCTCCTGCGTGCGCGACAGCCAAACCGGCGACGTAATTTTAAAGATTGTAAACACCGGTGCCACTACGGTTACTGCCAACGCCGATGTTTCGGCCTTTAAAGGCCTGGCCTCAATCGCCAGCCTATCAATACTCAGCGGCGACCCGAAGGCCAAAAATGCAAGCATCAGTGATAAAAACATCTTACCGGTAACATCAACCCTAAAGGTTAACCCAAAGTTTATGTATAGTGTACCGGCTTATTCGTGCAGTGTGATCAGGATCAGCGGGAAGAAGTAAATCAATTACCGTTAAGCAGGGTTTCTCATAGAGGACCCTGCTGTCGGTTTTTAAGGTATAAAAGCATTTTGTAAATGCACTGCAGGGTCCTCTACGAGAGACCCTGCTCGGACGAAAAATCATGAATTTGCTGTAAAAGGTAGCACCTTTTTCGTTTAAGCAGAGTCTCCTATAGAAGACCTTGCGTCGGTTTGCAAGGTATAAAAGCATTCAGTAAGTGCACTGCAGGGTACTCTATGAGAGAGCCTGCCCGGACGAGTGATGTTTCTCAATTCAAAAAGCTTACATTGGCTTAAACTTAAAACTATATGCGTCGCCTGTTTCTTATCCCGTTATCCTTATTTACCGCGTGCGGTAATAAACAAAGCTATAAGTTTACAGGCAGCGACAGCATGAAAAGTGGGCGTCCTGTTCAAGCTAAGGTTGTATTAAATACTCCTGTTGTAGATACCGTACTGCAGTTCTTTCCTGATGATTCAACTTACGCCGCTCAAATACTTTACACAGGGACTTTTCATAATAACGAAGTAAAACCTCAGTACGGCCTGCATACATGGATGGGCATATTTCATAATAATAAAGTTTATTGTTTAAAAGAAACCCGCCTTAAGCTAGCACGGGTAGCTGATGATGAATTGGATGAACGAGACGCTAAAACTGGCTGGCAAATATCAACAGTTGATAAAGATTCCTCTGTTTTATTGATTTCAAACCTCCCATCACTAAAAAACCATCCTATTGAAAAAATTGAACTCAACAAAAATGAGTTTCTCCCGGGCGATAGTGCAACCTACAGCCAAAATGGCATTAAATATACTATTTATGCCACCGGACAAAAAAAGCCAGATTATCCGGGTAGCAAATCTTATTCGCTTTTCAATTACAGGTTAGCTTTAAAAGCCACGGTGAAAGGGATAGAATATAATGAACTGCTTTTTGCTACCAATACATCGGAATTTGGTTGCTCTATCATACTAGCCAGCGATATTGACAATGATGGTATACCTGACCTCGTTATAAATACCTCAACTGAGTCTGCCATTTATACGATAAGTTTATATATGTCTTCGTTGGCGAAAAAAGGCCATTTATTAAAAATTGCAGGAATGAATACTACTGTAGGCTGTTAATTTTACTCATCAGCCTTAAACTCCCTCGCCAAACTAATACCCTGTGCTTCGTACTTCTCTTTATCGGCGGTTGGGTAGCGGAAGAGGAAGTGCGAGAAGATCAAATCGCCTGATACGGGCATTTCAACCATGATAATTTTGTAGAGCATTTGCTCATCGCCCTGGCTGGCTTTTACGCAAATGGTGTAACGGTAGCCTTTTACACCTTTACAAATGTGCTGTATGTGCACCTTACCCAGATCTTTGTCTTTACCCTGTTTAATATTGGCAATATGCTGGTCGGCAAACTTATCAATGGCTTGCACGTCG contains the following coding sequences:
- a CDS encoding alpha-L-arabinofuranosidase C-terminal domain-containing protein; the encoded protein is MTVIAQPNVAKGKPISKDLFGIFFEDLSYAADGGLYAELVQNRSFEYTPADNKAWNPFTAWQYVTDGFGYGSISVESAAPLHVNNPHYVLLNIQDEGQKGIGLKNTGFDGMVIKSAGKYNFSVFIKNEGKAIPMVVQLQTTKGVVIGETTFTADKSTWKKYTANIKPTAGTDTAHLVVLAKGKGKLALDMISLFPQNTYKGHANGLRADLGEAIANLKPKFMRFPGGCLVHGDGIANIYNWKNTVGPIEQRVEQRNIWNYHQSVGLGYFEYFQFCEDIGAKPLPVVAAAVSCQNSGGTWRIGGTGQKGISMDEMQAYIQDVIDLIEYANGPATSHWGAIRAAAGHPKPFNLQYIGIGNEDKITPEFTERFTMIYKAVKAKHPEVTIIGTVGPSPAGPDYEAGWKIADQLAVPVVDEHYYESPEWFLKNNNRYDSYNRSHSKVYLGEYASRGNTLYNALCEAAYMTALERNGDVVHMASYAPLIARAGHTSWNPNLIYFNGTEVIPTVNYYVQQLFSVNQGDSYFANTVKFAGLNTKDSTLAASCVRDSQTGDVILKIVNTGATTVTANADVSAFKGLASIASLSILSGDPKAKNASISDKNILPVTSTLKVNPKFMYSVPAYSCSVIRISGKK